One window of the Cryptomeria japonica chromosome 7, Sugi_1.0, whole genome shotgun sequence genome contains the following:
- the LOC131071906 gene encoding uncharacterized protein LOC131071906: MEVAATEEHLIKGRLWKMLRALVFLSKRGSLISRYLHAEVTKKAKLFANNVRNLMFQSRSSDRFGLREYEFSSSDSLAFTNKLTRPRQRNYFSCIRATSFEAEEEYNMRVDILQPCNFPAFEEVDAQTYNMGDGEELGTLVSRSVDVSVDREAEDFIARFYNQIKLQRQISLLQYEEMLVRGASR, translated from the coding sequence ATGGAAGTTGCAGCGACAGAAGAGCACCTGATAAAAGGGCGCCTCTGGAAAATGTTGAGGGCTTTAGTTTTCCTTTCTAAAAGAGGTTCGTTAATtagcaggtatttgcatgcagagGTTACAAAGAAGGCAAAACTATTTGCAAATAACGTGCGCAATTTGATGTTTCAGAGCAGATCGAGTGACCGTTTTGGGCTTAGAGAATACGAATTCTCATCCTCCGATAGCCTTGCATTCACAAATAAACTCACAAGACCAAGGCAACGTAACTATTTTTCCTGCATTCGTGCTACTTCTTTTGAGGCCGAGGAAGAATACAATATGAGAGTAGACATTCTGCAGCCTTGCAATTTTCCTGCATTTGAAGAGGTTGACGCCCAGACATATAATATGGGTGATGGAGAAGAGTTGGGTACGCTTGTGTCCCGCTCTGTTGACGTTTCAGTGGATAGAGAAGCGGAAGATTTTATTGCAAGATTTTACAACCAAATAAAACTGCAACGCCAGATCTCTCTGTTACAGTACGAAGAGATGCTCGTTAGAGGTGCCTCACGCTGA
- the LOC131071905 gene encoding non-specific lipid-transfer protein 1, translating to MRAVLGVTIAMALVISVFNSCHAQLTCPAIASALTPCLGYIVNGGQVPPKCCDGVRKVSDMAKTSTDKQTACQCIKTAATSIKPLPSSLTNLPKACAVNIGIPVSLTTDCSKVH from the exons ATGAGGGCTGTTTTAGGAGTTACAATTGCCATGGCATTAGTCATTTCTGTTTTCAATTCTTGTCATGCACAACTGACATGCCCTGCAATAGCAAGTGCTCTTACACCATGCCTGGGATATATAGTTAATGGCGGTCAG GTTCCACCCAAGTGCTGTGATGGTGTGAGGAAGGTGAGTGACATGGCAAAAACTAGCACAGACAAGCAGACTGCATGCCAATGCATTAAGACAGCAGCTACTTCAATCAAGCCTCTCCCTTCTTCCCTCACTAATTTGCCTAAGGCTTGTGCTGTCAATATTGGGATCCCTGTTAGCCTCACCACTGACTGCTCAAA GGTTCACTGA